The region GGGCGGAAAGGGTCTGCCAGCTCAGCGGCATCGGCTTGCCGCCCGCGGCGGGCAGATCCCACGGCAGCATCAGTTGCGGCAAGATCGGCGGGATGCCGTGCCCGCGGCTGCCATCGGCCAGCAGGTAACTGAAGCGGGAACCGATAGTCGCCACCTGATGATCAAACAGCGCCAGAATGCCCATGACCGCCATCCCCGCCAGCAGCGCGGGCAGATGACCGGGCACCCGCAGGCCGAGCTTCGGCCAGAACACCAGTATCAGCAGCGTGACCGCACCGATCAGCGTGTCGCCGATATCCAGCGTCGGCAGCGCCTGCAACAGGGCGTAAACCTTGCCGACATAATTTTCCGGCATCGCCGCCAGTTGCAGGCCGAAGAAATCCTTCACTTGCAGGGTGGCGATGGTGATGGCGATCCCGGAGGTAAAGCCCAGCGTAACCGACAGGGGAATGTATTCGATCAGACGGCCGAAGCGAGCCAACCCCATAATCACCAGAAATACGCCGGAAAGCAGGGTCGCGATCAGCAGTCCGGAAAGGCCGAACTGCTGCGATACCGGGTAAAGGATCACCACAAAGGCGGCGGTGGGGCCGGAGACGCTGTAGCGCGAACCGCCGCTGATGGCGATAGCGATGCCGGCGACCGCCGAGGTGTAGAGCCCGTACTGAGGGGGCACGCCGCTGGCGATCGCCAGTGCCATCGCCAGCGGGATGGCGATAATGCCGACGGTGACGCCGGCGATGGCGTCTTTAAGCAGGCGTTGCAGGGAATAGGGTTCTCGCCAGCAGGCGTCAATCAGCGCGCTGAACGGCCGGATACCGGTAATTTCGTGCGTTTTCATCTAAGGTGCGGACCAAGTCTATAAAAGAGAACGGAATGGCGGGCCAGGTAAGGTCCGTCTCGAATAGCTGATAGACAGACTACGCCAGTTGCGGCGGCGATTCCTAGATATACATCAAACGGACGCAGAAAATCGCAGTCAGGCTATTTTGATGGGGAGGGCGAAGCGGGAAAGGCAGCCAGGCCGCGGATAAGGCGGCCGGCAGGAAAAATATAAAGAGACTTTTACCGCTTAGTGTACCGAGGGCAGGGATAAACCGAGAAAATGTGCCAGCGTGCCGACCAGCAGGTTATGGTCTTCCAACTGCGGTGAACCTGAGATGCTTAGGGTGCCGATGCAGCCTATGCCCGCCAGATTGATGGGAAAAGCGCCGCCGTGTACTGAGTAGTCGCGCACGCTCAGGCCATAGCGCTCCTCCAGCGTCGCCTGCCGCTGTTGCAAGCGCAGGCCGATAGCGTAAGAGCTTTTGTGAAAGTGATTCACCACGTTGCGTTTGCGTCGCACCCAGTCGGCGATGTCCGGCGTGGTGCCGGGCATCGCGTAATAGAACAGCGTCTGCCCGGCCAACTGGATTTCG is a window of Serratia plymuthica DNA encoding:
- a CDS encoding heme-degrading domain-containing protein, which produces MNTDDELRALSEQEATLTFSHFDHATAWELGTALKTAAEQRRLSIAIEIQLAGQTLFYYAMPGTTPDIADWVRRKRNVVNHFHKSSYAIGLRLQQRQATLEERYGLSVRDYSVHGGAFPINLAGIGCIGTLSISGSPQLEDHNLLVGTLAHFLGLSLPSVH